DNA from Kitasatospora herbaricolor:
CAACGCGGCCCAGCGCTGGACGCTGCCCAGCTGACTCGAACCTCCTGAGTGCCGGCCCGTACTCTCAGCCGAGGGTGCGGGCCGGCCTCATGCCCGCTCGCTCAAAGCGATCCGGGGCTCGACAGCGTCCAAGGCTGCGCGCACCGCGCCCAGGGCCACGCCCCGCTCCCCCAGCTCGGATGCCACCACCTCAGTGGGCACCAGAAGTTGGTTCTCCAGATGACGGCGCACGGGCCCGAGGAGGGTCTCACCGGCGATGGACAGGCCACCCCCGATGACCACACGCCCCGGGTCCAGCAGTAGCAGGAGCAGCGCCAAGCCCCGGGCGAACAGGCCGGCAACCTTGTCGACCACGGCCGTCGCGATAGGGTCACCGCACTTGGCCGCCGCGAAAAGCACCGCGAGCCCCTCCTCGTCCGTCTCCAACCCGGAAGGCGCCTCCACCGCCGCACTCGCGTAGGCGGCGAGCGCCACCTGCTGGAAGGTGGAGGCACCCACCAGCCGTTCGAAGGCACCCATGCCGTCCGGCGCATCCGACAGCGCCTCGACCCCGCCGTGTCCGGCCGGATCGAGGTCGATGAAGCCAAGTTCGCCGGCGGCCGCCGACGCCCCGCGGTACGGCTTGCCGTCGATAACGATGCCGGTGCCGATGCGCTGCCCCCACTGGACCAGCACCAGACTCTCGCCCCCCTCATTGGAGTCACCCGCGGCCAGCTCGGCGAGGACGGCGAGAGTGACGTCGTTTTCTAGCAGAACCGGGCACCCGAAGCGCTCAGCTAGTTCGGGAATGATCGACAGGCCCGCCCACCCCGGAATGCTCGGCGCCTTCAGGACCGTGCCGCTCCCACGGTCGACGATCCCCGGTGTGCCTACACAGACGGCCCACAGGTCGGAGTCACTCAGCCGCGCTCGCTTCAGCGCCTCGGCGACGGCCCACTCGGCGATGACGACAAGATCGGCTCCGCGGGTGTGGGGCGGAACCGCCGTCCGGTAGCTGGCGACCGCCCGGCCCTTGAGGTCGGCAACGATCACCAGGACCTTGTGCGGACCGATGTCGACACCACAGACGTGGCCCGCCTCCGACCGAAACCGAGCCAGACGCGCGGGCCGACCCAGGGGGCGGCCGTCCTGTTCATCGGCAGGATCCGCCGCGATGTCCTCCACCAGGCCCGTCTCGCAAAGATCGGCCAACGCCCGCGTGACCGCCGGCCGGGACAGCCCGGTCACCGCACTCAGATCCGAGACCCGACAGGCGTCCAGCTCCGCAGCCCGCAGGGCAGACAGAACCGCCTCGCCGTTTATCCGGCGCAGAACATGCGGGCCACGTGCCGCAGCAGGACCAGCCATTGTTCGTCCACCATACCTTCAGCTGTACATACGGATGCGCCCGATCGGCTGACCCGACCGAGCGCACTCTAACAGTAACCAACTGTCCGTTATTAATGAAGGGCGTGATCCCCTTCCCTGTGCCTGGGGTTGGGGGGTGGACGCGCCCCGACCGCAGGCACGGATCAGCCCTCCACCACCGGGGCCCAGGCACTGAACAGCTGGCTGGCACCCGGCGTCTGCTGCTTCATGATCTGGAGCCTTCCGTCGTCCCCGACCGCGAACACGAGAACGCGCCCGGTTCGGTCGGTGGCCGCTGCCGGCTCGCCGACGAGGAAGCCGTTTCTGTCGGACCACGCCCCATAGCCCCCGTTGGGGGTCGACTGCTTCTGTGTACTGACGCTGCCGCCGGCATTGTGCTCAAACAACGTAATGCGGCCGTCCCCGGTGGACACGGTGTCCTGGTTCGGAGCACTCACCGCGGCGACCGGGCCGATTCCACCGTCGCCGGCCAGCCCCTGTGTTGTTGCGGACCATGAACCGTCCACCCTCTGCCAGGTGTGTTCCACGCTCCCTGCATCAGCTGCCGGGACAGACCCCGTCGCGGGAACGGCCGTCGTACGGTAGAAGACGTCGAGTCGGCCATCCGCGTTCTTGGCGACCGTGGGAGGACCCGCCGGCTCCCTGAAGGCGAAGGCCTGCCTGGTGAATGCCGTGCTGTTCTGAGCGTCCTGCCGCCAGTTCAGAATCGAGCCCGTCACCGTCGGAGTCCCCGTGAACTGCGGGTTCGTGTAGCTGTAGGCGAACAGCTGGATCCGGCCCGCGGAGTCCGTCGCCGCCGCCAGCCCGTCCTGCACGCCGGTGCCGGTGTCAACGGTGGACCAGCTGGAGAACGTTCCGCCGGGCGTGGTCTGGCCGATGGTGCTGACGCCACCGGTGGCGTTCTTCACGAAGATCTGGACCCGCCCGTCCTTGTTGGCGGCCGTCACCGGCTGCCCGGTCGGACCGGACGCTGTGCTCGGCCGCCCCAGCGACACCCAGTGGTCCTCCCACCCACCGTTGGGTGAAGCCTGCGACAGGGTGGTGATTTCACCAGTCTCGATGCGTAGGGCTGATACGAGGAGTCGGCCGTCGGCGTTTCGCGTGACCGACACGCCCGGTGCGAGGGCGAAGCCCGGGTCGGTGGTCCAGTTCGGGCCGGACCAGGTGCCGTCCGGGGATTCCGACCAGCTCAGCAGCCCGC
Protein-coding regions in this window:
- a CDS encoding ROK family transcriptional regulator, giving the protein MAGPAAARGPHVLRRINGEAVLSALRAAELDACRVSDLSAVTGLSRPAVTRALADLCETGLVEDIAADPADEQDGRPLGRPARLARFRSEAGHVCGVDIGPHKVLVIVADLKGRAVASYRTAVPPHTRGADLVVIAEWAVAEALKRARLSDSDLWAVCVGTPGIVDRGSGTVLKAPSIPGWAGLSIIPELAERFGCPVLLENDVTLAVLAELAAGDSNEGGESLVLVQWGQRIGTGIVIDGKPYRGASAAAGELGFIDLDPAGHGGVEALSDAPDGMGAFERLVGASTFQQVALAAYASAAVEAPSGLETDEEGLAVLFAAAKCGDPIATAVVDKVAGLFARGLALLLLLLDPGRVVIGGGLSIAGETLLGPVRRHLENQLLVPTEVVASELGERGVALGAVRAALDAVEPRIALSERA